The following coding sequences lie in one Enterococcus sp. 9E7_DIV0242 genomic window:
- a CDS encoding TetR/AcrR family transcriptional regulator: MAGSSATKRTIAEALIRLCKIKSFDKISVQDVTKEAGLNRQTFYYHFSDKYDLLRWIYQQDAFIYLSTRDVKIDNWEEQALKMLKAIIEEKDFYYNTVIARPDILQKDFSAVTRQLLFGLFEQIDADKELLPEDKEFYARFLSYGCSGVLLNWIQEGYQETPLTIATQLFRLAKDIEFFSYRIYQQDEDGSI, translated from the coding sequence ATGGCCGGATCGTCAGCTACAAAAAGGACCATAGCAGAAGCATTAATCAGATTATGCAAGATAAAGTCATTCGATAAAATCAGTGTGCAGGATGTGACAAAGGAAGCTGGATTGAATCGTCAGACGTTCTATTATCATTTCTCAGATAAATATGATTTACTTCGTTGGATCTATCAACAGGATGCGTTTATCTATTTGAGTACCAGAGATGTCAAAATCGATAATTGGGAAGAACAGGCCTTGAAGATGCTGAAAGCAATCATTGAGGAAAAGGATTTCTACTATAATACAGTTATTGCGCGACCGGATATTTTACAGAAAGATTTTTCGGCAGTGACCAGACAATTATTGTTTGGGCTCTTTGAGCAAATAGATGCGGACAAAGAGCTGTTACCGGAAGACAAAGAATTTTACGCTCGCTTCTTATCCTATGGGTGTAGTGGTGTCCTGCTGAACTGGATACAGGAGGGGTATCAGGAGACCCCATTGACGATTGCAACACAGTTGTTTCGATTGGCGAAGGATATCGAGTTTTTCTCTTATCGAATCTATCAGCAGGACGAAGATGGATCAATTTGA
- a CDS encoding helix-turn-helix domain-containing protein, translated as MDIKVELGKKIRLLREKKGLTREDFCDDELELTVRQLTRIEAGQSLPTLPKLTFISQRLAIPIHHLIDEEYYELPKRYLQLKQRLYKLYTYKEEERIAKKEQTFDEIYENYYDQLPEEEQLSIDVQQASMDVHLAENADFGDGILHDYLYQILQKKEYSINDLLIIELYFHCIHFKDYDEQLFMTLSDKVIEQVDYSVDVELFLLIKVLLVAISVFIEYDNYDRLIGAVKVANLIMQTNQDFQKKPAVDVFEGKYWLFSQGDVNRAEQKYLDGAQCAKLFGDVTLSEKILKELEMDLKTFNEKQ; from the coding sequence ATGGACATAAAGGTTGAGCTAGGAAAGAAAATCCGATTGCTTAGAGAAAAGAAGGGTCTGACAAGAGAAGATTTTTGTGATGATGAATTGGAACTGACCGTACGACAATTAACAAGAATCGAAGCAGGTCAATCGCTTCCAACACTACCTAAACTGACATTTATTTCTCAACGTCTGGCTATACCGATCCATCATTTGATTGATGAAGAATACTATGAATTGCCCAAAAGATATTTGCAATTGAAACAGAGACTTTATAAGCTTTATACTTATAAAGAAGAGGAACGGATTGCCAAGAAAGAACAAACATTTGATGAAATTTATGAAAATTACTATGATCAGTTGCCAGAAGAGGAACAACTTTCAATAGACGTACAACAAGCATCAATGGATGTTCATTTGGCTGAAAATGCTGATTTTGGTGATGGGATACTTCATGATTATCTTTATCAAATATTGCAGAAAAAGGAGTATTCTATCAATGATCTATTGATAATTGAGCTATATTTTCATTGTATACATTTTAAGGATTACGATGAACAATTATTTATGACGTTGTCTGATAAAGTGATTGAGCAAGTAGATTATTCTGTAGATGTTGAACTGTTTTTGCTGATAAAGGTATTGTTAGTAGCGATTAGTGTTTTCATTGAATATGATAACTACGATAGATTAATCGGTGCTGTTAAAGTAGCAAATCTAATCATGCAGACTAATCAAGATTTTCAAAAGAAGCCAGCAGTAGATGTGTTCGAGGGGAAATACTGGCTATTTTCTCAAGGGGATGTTAATAGAGCTGAACAGAAGTATTTAGATGGTGCACAATGTGCAAAATTATTTGGTGACGTAACTTTAAGTGAAAAGATTCTAAAAGAATTGGAAATGGATTTAAAAACATTTAATGAAAAACAATAA
- the ruvB gene encoding Holliday junction branch migration DNA helicase RuvB: protein MSNEEERLLSAEGNEQEEILEVSLRPRLLKQYIGQHKVKQELSIYIEAAKRRQESLDHTLLYGPPGLGKTTMAMVIANEMAVNIRTTSGPAIERPGDLVAILNELEPGDVLFIDEVHRLPRVVEEMLYSAMEDFFVDIMVGQGTTAHPVHFPLPPFTLIGATTRAGMLSAPLRDRFGIVSHMEYYEDKDLKEIVLRSADIFQTEIVEEGAFEIARRSRGTPRIANRLLKRVRDFAQVQSDGVINEPIADQALTLLQVDHQGLDYVDQKLLRTLIELYGGGPVGLSTLAVNIGEETETVEDMYEPYLIQRGFIKRTPRGRIATARAYEHFDYPYFEQK, encoded by the coding sequence ATGAGCAACGAAGAAGAGCGCCTGCTTTCGGCGGAAGGAAACGAACAGGAAGAAATTCTGGAGGTTTCTTTGCGCCCAAGATTATTGAAGCAATACATCGGGCAGCATAAGGTAAAACAAGAGTTGAGTATCTATATTGAGGCTGCTAAAAGAAGACAAGAATCGTTAGACCATACGCTACTTTACGGACCACCGGGACTTGGGAAAACCACAATGGCGATGGTGATCGCCAATGAAATGGCTGTTAATATTCGAACGACCAGCGGACCGGCTATTGAGCGACCTGGTGATTTGGTTGCGATTTTGAATGAGCTGGAACCAGGCGATGTGCTGTTTATTGATGAGGTCCATCGTTTACCTCGAGTAGTGGAAGAAATGCTATATTCTGCCATGGAGGACTTCTTTGTCGATATCATGGTTGGTCAAGGAACGACAGCCCACCCCGTTCATTTTCCGTTGCCGCCCTTCACATTGATTGGGGCAACAACAAGAGCAGGGATGTTATCCGCCCCTTTACGGGACCGCTTTGGGATCGTCTCTCATATGGAATATTATGAGGATAAGGACTTAAAAGAAATCGTTCTTCGCTCCGCAGATATTTTCCAGACGGAAATCGTGGAGGAAGGTGCGTTCGAAATTGCCCGCCGTTCACGTGGGACACCGCGGATTGCCAATCGCCTGTTAAAGCGAGTCCGAGACTTTGCCCAGGTTCAATCAGATGGTGTGATCAATGAGCCTATTGCTGATCAGGCACTCACACTACTGCAGGTAGATCACCAAGGGCTGGATTATGTGGATCAAAAGCTGCTGCGTACGTTGATTGAACTGTATGGTGGGGGACCTGTGGGCTTAAGCACACTAGCTGTAAACATCGGAGAAGAAACCGAAACCGTTGAGGATATGTATGAACCTTACCTGATTCAGCGCGGCTTTATCAAACGAACGCCACGAGGGCGGATTGCGACAGCCCGCGCATATGAGCATTTTGATTATCCTTATTTTGAACAAAAATAA
- the ruvA gene encoding Holliday junction branch migration protein RuvA: MYEYIIGTITYISPYYIVVEANGIGYQVSVGNPYRYSGKTEAVQVYLHQVIREDAHTLYGFGDLEEKQLFLKLISVSGIGPKSALAIMASEDHGGLINAIESEDAKYLTKFPGVGKKTAQQMVLDLKGKLGDLERSESAVEAMAKAIPSSGNQPLAEALEALGALGYSDKEIKKVTPTLEELEQAQTDEYLRTALKLMMKR, from the coding sequence ATGTACGAATACATCATTGGCACAATTACATATATCAGCCCGTATTACATTGTCGTAGAGGCGAATGGTATTGGGTATCAAGTATCTGTGGGGAATCCATATCGTTATTCCGGAAAGACAGAAGCAGTACAGGTGTATCTACATCAGGTGATACGCGAAGATGCCCATACACTCTATGGTTTTGGTGACCTGGAAGAGAAACAATTATTTTTGAAACTGATCAGTGTTTCCGGGATTGGGCCTAAAAGTGCCTTGGCAATCATGGCATCAGAAGACCACGGCGGATTAATCAATGCCATCGAAAGTGAAGATGCGAAGTATCTGACGAAATTCCCGGGAGTGGGTAAGAAAACAGCGCAGCAAATGGTTCTGGACTTAAAAGGCAAGCTTGGCGATCTGGAACGGTCAGAATCGGCTGTGGAGGCCATGGCAAAAGCAATACCATCAAGCGGGAATCAACCGCTGGCAGAGGCTCTGGAAGCTCTTGGTGCATTAGGGTATAGCGACAAAGAAATCAAGAAGGTCACACCGACGCTGGAAGAGCTGGAGCAAGCTCAGACAGATGAGTACTTACGAACAGCATTAAAGCTGATGATGAAGCGTTAA
- a CDS encoding peptide ABC transporter substrate-binding protein, producing the protein MKRNSVKKFTSIVLLSTLVLAACGSTGGGTDSTDKSGGTDSSKASGEQLFRVVVQQEMPSADLSLATVTISFSALNNVYEGLYRLDENSKPQPAGAAEMAEISDDNLTYTIKLREDAKWSNGDPVVADDYVYGWQRTANPETAAEYAYLFELVKNGAAVSAGEKEASELGVKAISDHELEITLEKPTPYFDYLLAFPSFFPQKQSVVEEHGKEYATSSDNAIYNGPFTLTDFDGPGTDTKWSYTKNEEYWDKDTVKLDKISVDVVKEAPTSLNLFQDGQADDVILNGELAQQMANDPEFVSQKDGRTVYMELNQRDADSPYHNENLRKAISYAIDRDALVNSILGDGSIVSEGLVPSDLSFSPADNKDFAGENESVLSYDADKAKEHWEKAKKELGIEKFDMDIVHDDTDSTKKLTEYIQGALNDTLDGINVTVTPVPFSVRLDRGNSGNFEAIMGGWGADYADPSSFLDLFVTGNSYNRGRYSNKEYDKLVAASNTTHAADPEARWDDMVAAEKVLMDDMGVIPMYQKSEAHMRSAKVKGVVAHAAGAQYDYKWTYIEE; encoded by the coding sequence ATGAAAAGGAATAGCGTGAAGAAATTTACCAGTATCGTTTTACTGTCCACCTTGGTTTTAGCAGCTTGCGGATCGACAGGTGGCGGGACGGATTCGACGGATAAAAGTGGAGGAACTGACTCAAGCAAGGCTTCTGGGGAACAGCTGTTTAGAGTTGTTGTTCAACAAGAGATGCCGAGTGCAGATTTATCCTTAGCAACAGTCACAATCAGTTTTTCAGCATTGAACAATGTATATGAAGGACTGTATCGTTTAGATGAAAACAGTAAACCTCAACCAGCAGGTGCAGCTGAAATGGCTGAAATCAGTGACGATAACCTAACGTATACAATCAAACTGCGTGAAGATGCAAAATGGTCGAATGGTGACCCTGTTGTTGCGGATGATTACGTTTATGGTTGGCAACGTACCGCAAATCCTGAGACAGCAGCAGAATATGCTTATTTGTTTGAATTAGTTAAAAACGGGGCAGCAGTCAGTGCAGGGGAAAAAGAAGCTTCTGAATTAGGCGTTAAAGCAATTAGTGATCATGAGTTGGAAATTACGTTGGAAAAACCAACACCGTACTTTGATTACTTACTGGCATTCCCGTCATTCTTCCCACAAAAACAATCAGTGGTAGAAGAACATGGCAAGGAATATGCTACCTCAAGTGATAATGCGATTTACAATGGCCCATTCACTTTAACTGATTTTGATGGACCAGGAACAGATACAAAATGGTCTTACACAAAGAATGAGGAATACTGGGACAAAGACACTGTGAAGCTTGATAAAATCAGTGTTGATGTAGTAAAAGAAGCACCTACATCATTGAATCTATTCCAGGATGGACAAGCGGATGACGTGATCCTGAACGGAGAGCTAGCACAGCAAATGGCCAACGATCCTGAATTTGTCAGTCAAAAAGATGGTCGTACCGTTTATATGGAATTGAATCAACGTGATGCAGATTCTCCATACCACAATGAAAACTTGCGTAAAGCAATCTCTTACGCAATCGATAGAGATGCATTAGTTAACAGTATTTTAGGCGATGGTTCGATTGTTTCAGAAGGCTTGGTTCCTTCAGATCTGTCCTTCTCACCAGCGGATAATAAAGATTTCGCAGGAGAGAATGAAAGCGTCCTTTCTTACGATGCGGATAAGGCAAAGGAACATTGGGAAAAAGCGAAAAAAGAATTGGGCATCGAAAAATTTGATATGGATATCGTTCATGACGATACCGACTCAACGAAGAAATTGACAGAATACATCCAAGGTGCGTTGAATGACACCTTAGATGGTATCAATGTAACAGTAACCCCTGTACCATTCTCTGTTCGTCTGGATAGAGGGAACAGCGGAAACTTTGAAGCAATCATGGGCGGTTGGGGTGCAGATTATGCAGACCCAAGTAGCTTCCTAGACCTGTTTGTTACAGGCAACTCGTATAACAGAGGACGATACTCTAACAAAGAGTATGACAAATTAGTAGCAGCTTCAAATACAACACATGCAGCTGATCCAGAGGCACGTTGGGATGATATGGTTGCTGCTGAAAAAGTATTGATGGATGACATGGGCGTGATCCCGATGTATCAAAAATCAGAAGCACATATGCGTAGTGCAAAAGTGAAGGGTGTCGTTGCTCATGCAGCCGGCGCACAATATGATTACAAGTGGACCTATATTGAAGAATAA
- a CDS encoding PTS sugar transporter subunit IIB gives MANENEQKTILLICTAGITTGLLVRNVQQAADEQGVNVHVYSAPAIVAEQTIQTQAVDALLIGPQSKYEVARLKDFLNYKAVPYKLISKEDYETLDGEAVLKDSLSLLKNGH, from the coding sequence ATGGCTAATGAGAACGAGCAAAAGACGATTTTATTGATTTGTACTGCGGGAATCACAACAGGGCTTCTCGTGAGAAATGTTCAGCAAGCGGCAGATGAGCAAGGGGTCAATGTTCATGTGTATTCCGCACCAGCCATTGTTGCCGAGCAAACCATCCAAACACAGGCAGTGGATGCGTTATTGATTGGTCCCCAATCGAAGTACGAGGTTGCGCGACTAAAGGACTTTTTGAATTACAAGGCAGTCCCTTATAAGCTGATTTCGAAAGAAGATTACGAAACATTGGATGGCGAAGCTGTGTTAAAAGACAGCTTGAGTTTATTAAAAAATGGACACTGA
- the mmsB gene encoding multiple monosaccharide ABC transporter permease — protein sequence MENTDKLDKEKKSFNLKDKAMDIFSRYSMVIILVALLIAFQLMTDGIFWRPLNITNLVLQNSHILVLSAGMLLVVLLGHVDLSVGSVMAFVGAIAGMLMVNNGISPWLAVPLCIGIGALIGAWQGFWVAYVGIPAFIVTLAGLLMFRGLTQVVLGGQSLAPFPSAFQKISTGYLPDIAGGDHLHFLSMIIGVIIAAVLILGQWRTRERRKKNLFEVESMNAFFIKAIFTGLIVVGVTYIFAAYQGYPIILIILGIIVAAYGFLTNKTVAGRQIYATGGNKKAAELSGIKTKKITFWVFVNMGAMAALAGLILAARLNAATPQAGTSMELDAMAAVYFGGASTSGGIGTIMGAIVGGLVMGVLNNGMSILGVGVDWQQAIKGLILLLAVVLDIYNKKKKIS from the coding sequence ATGGAAAATACAGATAAACTGGATAAAGAGAAGAAAAGCTTCAACTTGAAGGATAAGGCAATGGACATCTTCAGCCGATACAGCATGGTAATCATTCTGGTTGCACTGCTGATAGCTTTTCAGCTGATGACGGACGGAATATTCTGGAGACCTTTGAATATCACGAACTTAGTATTGCAAAACAGCCATATTTTAGTACTATCGGCAGGCATGCTGCTGGTTGTATTGCTAGGACATGTGGATCTGTCGGTCGGATCGGTCATGGCATTTGTCGGTGCGATTGCCGGTATGTTAATGGTGAATAATGGCATCAGTCCATGGCTGGCTGTTCCGCTTTGTATTGGGATCGGTGCATTAATTGGTGCGTGGCAAGGATTTTGGGTAGCTTATGTCGGTATTCCGGCATTTATCGTAACACTGGCAGGATTATTGATGTTCCGTGGATTAACGCAAGTTGTGTTAGGCGGACAGTCACTGGCACCGTTTCCGAGTGCCTTTCAAAAAATTTCGACAGGGTACTTACCGGATATTGCCGGTGGTGATCATTTACATTTTCTTTCAATGATCATTGGTGTGATCATTGCAGCCGTATTGATTCTAGGGCAATGGCGCACGAGAGAACGTCGGAAGAAAAACCTGTTTGAAGTAGAATCAATGAATGCTTTCTTTATCAAAGCTATTTTCACTGGATTGATCGTGGTTGGCGTGACGTATATTTTTGCGGCGTATCAAGGGTATCCAATCATTTTGATCATCTTAGGTATTATTGTTGCAGCATATGGTTTCCTGACCAATAAAACTGTGGCAGGTCGCCAAATTTACGCAACAGGTGGAAACAAAAAGGCCGCTGAATTATCCGGGATCAAGACGAAAAAAATCACGTTCTGGGTATTTGTCAATATGGGTGCGATGGCCGCATTGGCTGGATTGATTTTGGCCGCTCGTCTGAACGCAGCAACACCACAGGCAGGTACGTCAATGGAGCTGGATGCGATGGCTGCTGTTTACTTTGGTGGCGCTTCTACTTCCGGTGGGATCGGAACGATCATGGGTGCAATTGTCGGTGGCTTGGTTATGGGTGTGCTGAACAATGGGATGTCGATCTTAGGGGTCGGGGTTGACTGGCAGCAAGCGATCAAAGGCTTGATTTTGCTGTTAGCAGTTGTATTGGATATTTATAATAAGAAGAAAAAAATCTCTTAA
- the mmsA gene encoding multiple monosaccharide ABC transporter ATP-binding protein, translating to MSDHILEMKNIVKKFSGVRALDNVNLSIERGEIHALCGENGAGKSTLMNVLSGLYPYGSYEGEIVYDGETCKFKDLRDSENKGIVIIHQELALSPYLSIKENIFLGNEQAKHGIIDWDITEKKTDNLLKTVGLKIDPNTLVSQIGVGHQQLVEIAKAFSKSVRLLILDEPTAALNEEESANLLELIKEFKVQGITSIIISHKLNEIVTVADRITILRDGQTIETLEKEDINEERIIKGMVGRDLTNRYPDRHPNIGDVYFEVKDWTVHHPIDGSRTMNSNINVSIRRGEIIGIAGLMGAGRTEFAMSVFGHSYGSNISGKVYKEGKEISVKDVPTAIRNGLAYVSEDRKALGLNLLMDICENTTVASLGKISQGGVIDKEKEVLAAEEYRKKMRTKTNSVFQNVGSLSGGNQQKVVLAKWLMTEPDILFLDEPTRGIDVGAKYEIYTIIEEMAASGKSICIISSELPEILGMCDRIYTMNEGRITGEVMREDANQEILMNLMTMEEEGVS from the coding sequence ATGTCAGATCATATTCTGGAGATGAAGAACATCGTCAAGAAATTTTCCGGCGTTCGCGCGCTTGATAATGTGAATCTAAGCATTGAACGTGGAGAAATCCATGCATTGTGCGGCGAAAATGGTGCTGGAAAGTCGACGTTGATGAATGTTCTCAGTGGACTATACCCCTACGGAAGCTACGAGGGTGAAATCGTTTATGACGGAGAAACCTGCAAATTTAAAGACTTACGTGACAGTGAAAATAAAGGAATTGTCATTATTCACCAAGAGTTGGCATTGAGCCCCTATTTATCGATAAAAGAAAATATATTTTTAGGCAATGAGCAAGCAAAGCATGGCATTATTGATTGGGATATCACAGAGAAAAAGACAGATAATTTATTGAAAACCGTTGGACTGAAAATCGATCCGAACACTTTAGTTTCACAAATCGGTGTGGGGCATCAGCAGCTTGTAGAAATTGCCAAAGCATTTTCTAAATCTGTTCGTCTATTGATTTTAGATGAACCGACTGCAGCACTAAATGAAGAGGAAAGCGCCAATTTGTTGGAGCTTATCAAGGAATTTAAAGTACAGGGAATCACTTCGATCATTATTTCTCATAAGTTAAATGAAATCGTAACTGTTGCAGATCGTATCACGATCCTACGTGACGGTCAGACGATTGAAACGCTTGAGAAAGAAGATATCAATGAAGAACGGATCATCAAAGGGATGGTTGGACGTGATTTGACTAACCGTTACCCAGATCGTCATCCAAACATTGGTGATGTCTATTTCGAGGTGAAAGATTGGACAGTGCATCATCCAATCGATGGATCACGGACAATGAACAGCAATATCAATGTATCCATACGGCGTGGTGAGATTATTGGCATTGCGGGGCTGATGGGTGCCGGTCGAACAGAATTTGCCATGAGTGTTTTTGGTCATTCTTACGGCAGCAACATCAGCGGTAAGGTCTATAAAGAAGGGAAGGAAATATCTGTTAAGGACGTACCAACAGCGATTCGAAACGGCTTGGCGTATGTGTCAGAGGATAGAAAAGCATTGGGACTGAATCTGTTAATGGATATTTGCGAGAATACAACGGTTGCCAGTCTTGGGAAAATCAGTCAAGGCGGCGTGATTGATAAAGAAAAAGAAGTCCTTGCAGCGGAAGAATACCGCAAGAAGATGCGAACGAAAACCAATTCGGTCTTTCAAAATGTCGGTAGCCTGAGTGGTGGTAACCAGCAGAAGGTCGTTTTAGCGAAATGGCTGATGACGGAGCCGGATATCCTCTTTTTGGATGAGCCGACCCGCGGGATCGATGTAGGCGCAAAATATGAAATTTACACAATTATTGAAGAGATGGCTGCTTCTGGAAAAAGCATCTGCATTATTTCTTCGGAGCTTCCGGAAATTCTGGGGATGTGTGATCGAATCTACACGATGAACGAAGGGCGGATCACAGGAGAAGTGATGAGAGAAGACGCCAATCAAGAAATATTGATGAACCTGATGACCATGGAAGAAGAGGGTGTGAGTTAA
- the chvE gene encoding multiple monosaccharide ABC transporter substrate-binding protein, whose protein sequence is MKVGFKKAVAFTALLLVGGMTLAACGGSDSGGSGDKGYVGIAMPTKSAERWIADGNNMVDELEKLGYKTDLQYGEDKVENQVAQIENMITKGVDTLVIASIDGSALTDVLEKAHKEDIKVIAYDRLLMNSEYVDYYATFDNFGVGVLQASYIEDKLGLKDGEGPYNIELFGGSPDDNNALINFNGVMSVFQPYLDSDQLKVPSGQTSFNQIATLRWDGSTAQARMDNLLSANYTDKTLDAVLSPYDPISLGIISSLKGVGYGSTDKPLPVITGQDATVAGVKSIIAGEQTQTIFKDTRILAKNTIEMIEAISKDEEVPVNDTETYDNGVKVVPTYLANPVSVDKDNYKEELIDTDYYKESDLNG, encoded by the coding sequence ATGAAAGTTGGATTTAAGAAAGCCGTAGCATTTACCGCGTTACTATTGGTCGGAGGAATGACCTTGGCTGCATGTGGCGGCTCTGATTCTGGGGGCAGTGGGGATAAAGGGTATGTTGGAATCGCTATGCCGACAAAATCTGCAGAGCGTTGGATTGCTGATGGGAACAATATGGTAGATGAGCTTGAAAAGCTTGGGTATAAGACAGACCTGCAATATGGAGAGGATAAGGTAGAAAACCAAGTCGCTCAAATCGAAAACATGATTACAAAAGGTGTTGATACATTAGTTATTGCCTCCATTGATGGTTCGGCGTTAACAGATGTTTTAGAAAAAGCACACAAGGAAGATATCAAGGTCATTGCGTATGATCGTTTGCTGATGAACTCTGAGTATGTCGATTATTATGCAACCTTTGATAATTTTGGTGTAGGGGTTCTACAGGCTTCTTATATTGAAGATAAGCTTGGCTTGAAGGATGGCGAAGGGCCATACAACATTGAACTATTCGGTGGTTCTCCGGATGACAACAATGCGTTGATTAATTTCAATGGCGTGATGTCTGTGTTCCAACCCTATTTGGATAGCGATCAGCTGAAAGTACCTTCCGGTCAAACCAGCTTCAACCAGATTGCCACTTTGCGTTGGGATGGTTCGACTGCACAGGCACGTATGGATAACTTGCTAAGTGCAAACTATACAGACAAAACATTGGATGCTGTGCTTTCCCCGTATGATCCAATCAGTTTGGGTATCATTTCTTCCTTGAAAGGTGTTGGCTACGGTTCGACAGACAAACCATTACCGGTCATCACCGGACAAGATGCAACGGTTGCCGGAGTGAAGTCAATCATTGCTGGCGAGCAGACCCAAACAATCTTTAAAGATACACGTATTTTGGCGAAAAATACGATCGAGATGATCGAAGCAATCAGTAAAGATGAAGAAGTACCAGTCAACGATACAGAAACGTATGACAACGGAGTAAAAGTTGTTCCTACGTACCTAGCGAATCCGGTTTCTGTAGATAAAGACAATTACAAAGAAGAGTTAATCGACACAGACTACTATAAAGAATCAGATTTGAATGGATAG